DNA from Brevibacterium sp. 'Marine':
CGTTCCCCGATGAGTTCCTCAAGTGGAACGAAGAACGCGGACACTACGACTTCTCCACCCCGAATTGGGACGAGTTCTGGGCCGTCGTCAAGGGCGACGGACCCTGCAACGAACAGCGCCTGACCCACCGCAAGCGCGCCTGGGACGAAGGGGCGTGGGTACGCGAAGCCGCGCTCGCCTTCGCCGAGAACCAGACCGCCGAGGCGGCGGCCGACGAGACTCCCGCCGCCGGCGTCGACACCACCACGCCTGAGGAGGCAGCGAAATGACCGAGACCAACCCCGGCCCCACCTCGGCGAAGGACAATTCGACTGCGGGCTCGACCCGCGGAGAATGGCCGCTGTACGAGGTCTTCGTGCGCGGCAAGCGCGGACTCAACCACGTCCACGTCGGATCCCTGCACGCCGCCGACGACCAGATGGCCGTCCATCACGCCCGCGACGTCTACACCCGACGCAACGAAGGCGTGAGCATCTGGGTCGTCCGCGCCTCCGACATCACGGCCTCAAGCCCGGACGAGAAGGACCCGATGTTCGCCCCCAGCGGCGACAAGGTCTACCGCCACCCGACCTTCTACGACATCCCCGCCGATGTCCCCCATATGTGAGAAGGGGCGAGAGATGACTGCGAACAACGAACCCACCATCCA
Protein-coding regions in this window:
- the paaB gene encoding 1,2-phenylacetyl-CoA epoxidase subunit PaaB, with protein sequence MTETNPGPTSAKDNSTAGSTRGEWPLYEVFVRGKRGLNHVHVGSLHAADDQMAVHHARDVYTRRNEGVSIWVVRASDITASSPDEKDPMFAPSGDKVYRHPTFYDIPADVPHM